Below is a window of Malus domestica chromosome 13, GDT2T_hap1 DNA.
GccaacagaaaagaaaaatcagcACATTGTGAAGATAGCATATGCTGCAGCCAAGAGAAGAAAGAGTTGAGTCGTAGCAGACATCTTGATGGAGTTTCCGTCCGACGAGCCACCTTGAGTCGACGGTACATTTTTTGATCCGTTTCCTGCATAATATGAACATCAATAGTGTCAACCTTTTAGGTGGAGCAGAGGATTAAAATTTCTAAAGATTCATTCACAGCTAAAAGAATCATATGAACTGTTTTGTGTACCTGAAGGACTATTTGGAGTGTCTGCTGCTCCTGTTGGAGAGTCAGCTGGAGAACCGGCTGCGTAAATATAACGGTATACAAGTTATTAGAAGAAGATTAAGACGGATCATTAGAATGTGAGCATCCACCCAAAACCAATAAACAATAGGATGGAGAGGCCTAAGATCATTTATACTATATTAGGCAAGGCTTTAATTCCTTGATGTGAGATTCTTTCTAATCGTCGACGCAAGACATTGAGCTATGCAGGCTTACCGTTACACTGGCTGAGTGGTGGGGTCTGGACATTGCAAGCACCAGGCAATGCCAGAGCCTGAGTCCGATTCACGTTGACCCCCAGAGATGATCCACCGCCGTTAAGAACCTCACACAAGCACTGTGGGGAGGAAGCGACAACGCTAGCGAGCTGCGAGCAGCATCCGGAAGTAGGGGTTGAGGAGTTTCCAGTGATGTAACTGAGGCAGGGTGACATGCTGATGATCACATTTGTGCAACTAGACTGTGCTGCTGCCCTTGCGAAGAACATGGTCACTAGGACAAGGACTAGAGACATCTCAAACTTTTGTGCCATTAGAATACAAGTTGTTTGGATTTGTGCGAGAAGTGATTGGGAAAATGCGATATCTCAAGTGGGATTTGAACGTTTTGATTGATTCGGTGAAGTTAGAGGAGAAATATGTGGCCttttgtaggggtggagatgaagaaagaggacaaaaatgtTGGAATAATTGGTAACCTAACTATTCCTACTTGCATTATGTCACAATGGGTTCTTCGTTTAGTTACGAAGCTTAGGTTTTAACATATTGATTCAATTGTTATATGGCTTAGCTGGCTGTGGAATAGTATGAAGGTCGGTTATTGGGTTACCAACttgggaaagggatcctctccagatctctTACACCAAATCCATCAATATGaattcttaaaatttgatcaaacggctaaagttattataacttttaaaatgatcCGGATTGAGATTTgatggatttggtggaagggatccggatcCCTTTCCACGAACTTGTATTGTTTCCGGCATATAGATAAGATCCCAACTTAAAAAATTTAGATGTCCAAAATGGGTGGTTTGGATTTAAAGTATGTTGAATgaagaaatgttttttttttttaattctattttgaGCAACTTAAAGAAATTGGATCagttgatcatgaaagaaactTATCCCTTTCAATTGAGAGATTCTCTCATGCAATCAAATTTTAGTTTCAGTGGCGTCACTGTCTAATAATACTTGCCACGTGTTTAAAAAGTATATGACTCATCCAATGAACGATTGACATGTCGTCAGTTGGTGACATGAGAATTTCTCCTTCCAATCGACACAAACGTTATTCATTAATCCCtttaaatgaaaaattatttgcTACAACGTTGACATACCTTAAATTGTGAGTTATCAAATCCAATCTAATAAGCACCAAACGAACTACATAAAACCTTTTAGAGTACTTTTACCTCTTATTTCTCGCTACAAACAACAATAAGAAGAAAGATTGTTAAGAGTTACCCTAACCACACCACCTCAAATCCAAGAGGAACCAGTTACGATAACAAGTCCTTCTAACAGAAACTTGTTAAAACACAACTTCTTAAATTTCCTAGATGCTATATATATGTTGGAAGAGATCTTGGTAGTGACTAGAAGGAAAGTTGACTTGAGCTTATGATTGAGAACAATGAGGAATTTTCTAACACCTGTCCATGAGGTATGGTGAACTACTCTTATCTTGTATTTGCATGTTGGTCAGCAAAATTTTCGAGTTGTCAAATTATTATTGAAACCCTTATTTTGGAGAGCAAATTATACTGAATCGGGTTACTGCAATTGTGGTGTCATGCTTTGGCATTTTAAGAGACATTTAGACATGGCAAATgagttattaatttattaagaccatctccaacctttgggctaaaaaccaaattttttagctcggttttttttgtttttagcccagaaacatcttttctgatccaacccttctgtcctaaaattttagcccggaattattaaagaatgaacttaggctaatttttttcttaaatcaattaaaaaaaatatgtagattattgtaaattaattttatgaacattttaatctaaaaaaatttaaattccgataaacatttgggatttagcccggggggaaagctggggggtatttggtccagaaataacatttggcatttagcctaaaattttaacatgggttAGAGAGTGTttccggggggggggggggggtaatttggcttttagcccagatttggagatggtctaagcgGAAACGCTACATAATAGTGAAATTATTTTATGTAAATTCTTCTTTTAAGTCtgtaacgaaaaaaaaaattgaagcgaattgttttttttttcttttcattttctagaATTAAAGGATTCTTCTCTTTTCATGAAAAGTTAAAAAGCTGCTCAACGAAATAGCAACATGTTCATAGGGTATTTCTTTTGGAATGTGGATCCTtgtcggatcctctttgtgaggatctagAGAATCCATGTATCGTGTttattcatcgtatatcatgcgattgtaaattattttaaataattttatttaaaattaaacacaaataatacttgacaaaaacttcACGGATTCTTAGgatcctcaccaaaaaggatccggagaggatcctgttggtttCTTTTGCTAATTCCTAACTGTGTACAAGTAGATTATCGATTAAGTTTTGGTTCTCAATTTAGGGTTCCTCGTTTTAGAGAAGATTGATAGCAATGATTGAAATTAAGATAAAATCTTGGACATatattaataaacaactgattacACAGAAGAATTTCTCCACGGTTGCGAGGTTTAGAATGACTGTTTTGGATGGATCCAAAGTACATAAAATCTTGCTAACTATATCCTCACACTTTTTTTCACTTAGTGCCTCTTCATTTTGGTTACATTTTCACTTTTTATGTTCCTAGTAGTATGATTTTATTTCAACCTTAAAACAAATGACATCGATTTGAGCTATGAACCAACCATATGAAGCCGCATAATAAAAACCAGAGTTGGACGTTTCTTACTCACCAAAGTCTCAGCGAAAATGCAAGTCAAAAGATGCTGCATAAATATGGCATGTAATGCTAACCCCACCGCTAACAAAACACCCTATTGTTTTCCACATGAGTTCGTTAAGGTAGTTGATCTCCAAAAACCTACTCAGAAAATTCACCTGTTCTTCTTCCCTCCGCCTCCCTTCATGTATAAATTCTCTCACCCTTCTCACTTCCGAACACAACTCAAACACCTCACAATTCATCATAAACTTTTACGCATTTCCAACTCCTAAAAACCACAAATTTCCTTCCAAGTTCCACCAAATTATTCAGAAACTATGGAGATTTTTGTGCCGTTTCCCCGTCTAGTTATGGCAATGGCAGTGGCCCTGGTCCTGGCTCTGCCAGCCTCCGCGCAAGTTGGTTCCCCATGTACTGCCAACACGATTGCTAGCTTTTCCTCTTGCATGAGTTTTCCCACTAATAGCAGCGCCAATGGTACATTACCAACCGCAGCCTGCTGCAATTCGCTAAAATCCATCACAAGTACTAGCAGGGACTGTTGGTGCCTCCTTGTGAATGGAAGCGTTCCCTTCCAGTTGCCAATCAACCGGACTCTAGCCATCTCTCTTCCTCGTGCCTGCAACCTCCCTGGCGTCCCTCTCCAATGCCCAGGTTGATTTAAAACTTTTGTAATTTTGACATGGTTTTTCAGTATTATAAACATGATTAATTATGTGtactttatgatatgattaCTAACATGAACATATGATCAATGTGCAGCCGCTGGTGCACCTATTCGTGCTCCAGGTACCATTTTAATCTGAAGTATTGTAATTTTAGGTTAATGTTCCCTTGTCAATCAGTTAAATATGTTATATTACGATAATAATTGATATTGACAATCTAATATCATAACATGTCGGACTGTCTGATGAGTGAACATTTTCTTATACTGTATGGTTGTTGGTGAACTAATGCTGTCTAATTGAATTTGGCAGGTCCTAGATCCCTGTCGCCAACTCTTTCTCCTGGAGCTTCACCATCTGCTCCTACAGGTAATTTCTTAAATTAGTACATTTTCATCGAAGCTGTTTAATGCTAAAAGCGCTCGAAATGGCAATGGTTCTTGATATTGATTGCCTCATAACATGTTTTCTGTTGAGCAGCTTCCTCTGTCCCAGCACCCACCTCATCTGCTGAGTCACCAGAATCCGACAACACACCAGATTTAACTCCGCCATCCACAACAGGGGGTTCTGGAGCTCCAAACGCAACTCCTGGGAGCCGCCCGGTTGTGACTCCATCGGCTGCTACACCCTCTTACTCGCCTTCCCTTCTGCTATTGGCATCCGGCATTCTAGCTATGAAGTTTTTCTAGGCTGATTGTATATGTTTTGCCTCTACACATTTGTCGTACATTGTTTGagaaatattatttataattgAGTGTGATTATTGTATTTCATTACTTCAGATCATTGTAAGCCATATTTAGGTGGTTATTGATAGAACCAGTGAAATTAaatatttgt
It encodes the following:
- the LOC103453148 gene encoding non-specific lipid transfer protein GPI-anchored 5, translated to MAQKFEMSLVLVLVTMFFARAAAQSSCTNVIISMSPCLSYITGNSSTPTSGCCSQLASVVASSPQCLCEVLNGGGSSLGVNVNRTQALALPGACNVQTPPLSQCNAGSPADSPTGAADTPNSPSGNGSKNVPSTQGGSSDGNSIKMSATTQLFLLLAAAYAIFTMC
- the LOC103453146 gene encoding non-specific lipid transfer protein GPI-anchored 20, coding for MEIFVPFPRLVMAMAVALVLALPASAQVGSPCTANTIASFSSCMSFPTNSSANGTLPTAACCNSLKSITSTSRDCWCLLVNGSVPFQLPINRTLAISLPRACNLPGVPLQCPAAGAPIRAPGPRSLSPTLSPGASPSAPTASSVPAPTSSAESPESDNTPDLTPPSTTGGSGAPNATPGSRPVVTPSAATPSYSPSLLLLASGILAMKFF